The DNA sequence GTATTCTCATGGGGGGAGACGAGGTAGCGCCGTATCTACTTACGGTTCCTGTCCTGCCGGATGTGATTGTGCTGGACTTAAACCTGCCTAAAGTGCACGGCCGCGATGTGCTGCGGCAGATAAAAGCCAGCTTTGTCTTTCGGGCAATACCCATGGTCGTGTTGACCACATCGTCGGCGCGGGAAGACCGGGATTATTGCTTGGAAATGGGGGTTAGTCAATTCCTGACCAAACCCGTAACTATTCCGGCGTTCACGGCTACGGCCGCTACTATCGTTGGTCTGGCGCTATCGAACCGGCCGGACTAACGGATCTTCCGGTTCAATAGCGCTACGCTGTACCTACGAGGTACCTCCGTTCTGGCGTAGCTCCTGCTCTTCCCGTTCCCGCCGTTTGCGTTCCCGCCGTTCCTGCCGGAGCTGTTTGCGGGTTTTAACCGTATCGGCGGGGGCGGTTTCACCCGGCAGGGCATCGGGCCGGGTAGTGTTTAGCGAGGGCTGTGTACTTTCAGAGCGGCTGTCCTGCGATTTGTTTCCTTTAAACAAACGACGGAAAAAATTACCCAGTCCGTCGTTGCTCTCGCCTTCCTCCAGTTCATTGTCCAGCGGATCGGTCATCAGGCTGTCCGACTGGAAGAGGGTATCCACGGGAGCCACCTGCCGGCGCAATCCCTCGCGCAACCGCACATCATAAAAGCCATACGCGCCCGAATCGGGGGCTGTCAGGCCACGCCGGGCCATGATACGGCCAATGAGTTTAAAATAGCCCCGCACATTACGGGTTTGCAACGTGCCATCCGGAACGAACCAGTTCAGGGCTGCCTTAGGACGCGGTACGACAAAAGCCAGGAAAATACTTTCGCCCAGGTTCAGATCGGACGGGCGCTTGTCGAAGTAATAACGGGCAGCCTCGCCAATGCCGTAGATGTTCCGGCCCCATTCAATGATGTTCAGGTAGACTTCATACATCCGCTCTTTGGGGATGATATGTTCGTTCTCGATCAGCCAGACGATCAAAATCTCCTCGATCTTGCGCGAGAGCGTCTTGTTGCGGTTCAAAAACGCGTTTTTTACCAGCTGCATCGATACGGTACTGGCGCCCCGTTTGAACGATTTCTCCTTGAAATTCGTGGCAATCGACACCCGGAATGCTTTTTCGTTGAATCCGTTGTGGGTGAAGAAATTATAGTCTTCCGAGGTTAGCAGGGCATTCCGCAGATCAGGGGCGATCTGGTTGAGGGGGGTATAGTTTGGGTTGGAGGGGCCAACCTCAATGGATCGTACCGGTTTGCCTTTTTCGTAGGGAGTGTAGACAAACGGTTTGTTAATGGCGGCAAAATCAGTTTGCCCCATCTTCAGAATCCGAAACCCATCCTGCGTCAGGCCGGAGTTGAACTTTACCGAATCGGGCAGGGCCGTGTCGAGCCGGAATGCCAGATCATATTTCAGCTTACCCGTAACCTGCATTCCCTCGAGCGATTCAAATAACCCCTGGGGAAAGGAATTGAACAGCGACTGCGCATCGAGCTGATCGGTATGAAGCTGTACCTCATACACCTTACCCGACGGCTGGTCAGTATCGCCCGTGTTGGGGCTGGCCAGCGTATATTTAAGAAAAGGCCGCGCACTTACTTCGCCCAACCGAAGGACAGACGTACTATCGACACCCACATAGTTCTCGCCCACGAACAGGTTAGCGTCCATTGAGGCATTGGGAACAAGCACGTCGGTACGGGCGATGGCGGGGTGGTTGATCCGCAGGTTCCGGACAGAACCGGCCCCTTCGAGCCGGAACTCGCCCCCCGACCGGTCGACATCCCGTAATTCGGCCCGGATTGTGTCGGCTTGTAGTTTCAGGTTGAAGCGTTTCTGAATGTAGGCCAGTTCCAAAGGCTTAGGGCGACCGTCCTGCCCGTCGGCGTAAAAAGCCAGGTTATATTCCCGGTCAGCCGGATCGGCCGTGCCGGCAATATGCCAGGTTGCTTCTTTACCGTTAAGTTTCAGCGTGGACGCAACCGCTTCGTCTTTGATGTAGGCGGTCTGGGTCAGCAGGCTGATGGTATCCTCATTATCGACACCCTTGAACTCCAGATTCCGTACGTTGAGATCCTCGGGAATTTTCGACAGGATGTTATCGATTAAGTTTTCGGCTACGTTAGCCAGATTCGCCCGACGGGTCTGAACGGGCTTGTCGGCCAGGGCTGATGAATCGCGCTGTTTACGACGGATTAAAAAGTCAATATTCGTCAGGGAGTCGCGCTTGATGACCTGTACCAACCCGTTTTCGAGCGTCATTCCCGACAGGGCAATTTTCCCCGCCAGCAGTGGCCAGAACCGAACGCCCACTTCAACGCGGCCAATTCGGGCCAGGCTGTCGCGATCCTGCGGAACGACAGAGACGTTGCTGAAAGCGACGGAATTTAGGCCCGTAAACCCCGCCGACCCGATGCGGACGTCGAGGTCATAGTCTCGCTTGGCTTTGCGAACCGCCCGGTTGAGAGCCGTCTGGAGCAAGGTTTCGCGTTTCGAATATGCAAATACACCCCCAATAACGACCAGGATGAAGAGGCCTAAAAATACCCAGCCTGCTATACGGAGGGCCTTACGTTGACGATACGTCATGCTTGATTACAATATTCCAGGAAGCGCAAAGATAGGGTATTTATGGTATCGGGCGTGCGGATTGAGCCGTCGAAGCGGTTGGGAGTTGCGGGCGCCATTTGGAGCGCCAAACCGCTTCGACGGTTCGTTTCAGTAATGGAGATCCGCTTAAAAGTCCAGATGACAGTTGGTCCAGCCGTTGTCAAAACGCGTTCCGAACTGCTGATAAAAGCCAATCGCGGGTTCGTTCCAGTCAAGCACCTGCCACATCATGCCCGTGCAGCCGGTTTCGGCAGCTGTCTCGATGGTGGCATCGAGGAGGAGTTTACCAATGCCGTAACCCCGGAATGCTTCGGTCACGATGATGTCTTCGAGGTACAGCCGTTTCCCTTTCCAGGTCGAGTAGCGGAAGTAATAGAGGGCCATACCCACGATTTTTTGATTGTCGGAGTCTTCGGCGACCAGCATGCCGAAGAGTGGATTTGGACCAAAGCCATCTTCGGCCATTTGTTCGACCGTGTTGGAAACCTGATCGGCGGCTTTCTCA is a window from the Spirosoma rigui genome containing:
- a CDS encoding response regulator; this encodes MKDRLHILLIEDDEDDVDLFRYALKLNGTPYHLSILMGGDEVAPYLLTVPVLPDVIVLDLNLPKVHGRDVLRQIKASFVFRAIPMVVLTTSSAREDRDYCLEMGVSQFLTKPVTIPAFTATAATIVGLALSNRPD
- a CDS encoding transglycosylase domain-containing protein: MTYRQRKALRIAGWVFLGLFILVVIGGVFAYSKRETLLQTALNRAVRKAKRDYDLDVRIGSAGFTGLNSVAFSNVSVVPQDRDSLARIGRVEVGVRFWPLLAGKIALSGMTLENGLVQVIKRDSLTNIDFLIRRKQRDSSALADKPVQTRRANLANVAENLIDNILSKIPEDLNVRNLEFKGVDNEDTISLLTQTAYIKDEAVASTLKLNGKEATWHIAGTADPADREYNLAFYADGQDGRPKPLELAYIQKRFNLKLQADTIRAELRDVDRSGGEFRLEGAGSVRNLRINHPAIARTDVLVPNASMDANLFVGENYVGVDSTSVLRLGEVSARPFLKYTLASPNTGDTDQPSGKVYEVQLHTDQLDAQSLFNSFPQGLFESLEGMQVTGKLKYDLAFRLDTALPDSVKFNSGLTQDGFRILKMGQTDFAAINKPFVYTPYEKGKPVRSIEVGPSNPNYTPLNQIAPDLRNALLTSEDYNFFTHNGFNEKAFRVSIATNFKEKSFKRGASTVSMQLVKNAFLNRNKTLSRKIEEILIVWLIENEHIIPKERMYEVYLNIIEWGRNIYGIGEAARYYFDKRPSDLNLGESIFLAFVVPRPKAALNWFVPDGTLQTRNVRGYFKLIGRIMARRGLTAPDSGAYGFYDVRLREGLRRQVAPVDTLFQSDSLMTDPLDNELEEGESNDGLGNFFRRLFKGNKSQDSRSESTQPSLNTTRPDALPGETAPADTVKTRKQLRQERRERKRREREEQELRQNGGTS
- a CDS encoding GNAT family N-acetyltransferase, with amino-acid sequence MISIRPGTRDDIPQAFALVTELAVYEKAADQVSNTVEQMAEDGFGPNPLFGMLVAEDSDNQKIVGMALYYFRYSTWKGKRLYLEDIIVTEAFRGYGIGKLLLDATIETAAETGCTGMMWQVLDWNEPAIGFYQQFGTRFDNGWTNCHLDF